The Paenibacillus sp. RUD330 genome has a segment encoding these proteins:
- a CDS encoding HNH endonuclease signature motif containing protein, with the protein MPERPLKPCGHTGCRQLSRERFCTDHTKDRHRYDRERGSASKRGYDARWRAARADYLKRHPMCLYCYQRGIVTAATVVDHIIPHKGDKALFWDTRNWQPLCKSCHDSKTVREDGGFGNG; encoded by the coding sequence ATGCCGGAGCGGCCGCTGAAGCCATGTGGGCATACCGGCTGCAGGCAACTGTCCAGGGAACGATTCTGCACCGACCATACAAAGGACCGCCATCGGTACGACCGGGAGCGGGGATCGGCCAGCAAGCGCGGATACGATGCCCGATGGCGGGCGGCACGGGCCGACTACCTGAAGCGGCATCCCATGTGCCTCTATTGCTATCAGCGAGGCATCGTCACGGCGGCTACCGTTGTCGACCATATTATCCCGCACAAGGGAGACAAGGCGCTGTTCTGGGACACAAGGAACTGGCAGCCGCTGTGTAAGTCGTGTCATGATTCGAAGACTGTACGAGAGGATGGAGGGTTCGGTAATGGCTAA
- a CDS encoding terminase TerL endonuclease subunit, producing the protein MTLGLKHWMIHYCHDVLKGDVPACVKHKQACERFLRDIDRSGTSAFPYVFDEDKAMRFFEWMSLFRHTKGVLKDQRIEPHDIQVFVFGNIYGWIDPETGYRRFRKAYWQVGRKNAKSQSLGCVATYEAMAFGEGMSEVYIGATKTEQAKIVYRESKAMLANCPELAGKWKEAYGRITHLKTESVIRPLSKDDGKTGDGLNPQAAIIDEYHAHETTEIYDVLDSGMVARPQPLLMTITTAGDINGPCYRVEYDYVSRLLDPDDPAENEQYYAMVNELDKDEEGNLIDDIRDESAWIKANPIAASYPAGINNIRARLQEALEKPEAMDDFLTKNMNVWMATGEKKFVRPDRWKACTASDERPFPSLEGMTGFLGVDLSSKIDLTSVGFVFPLENGWYAVKGHSFMPENALSQKEKTDKVPYSRWVRDGWITTTPGSVVDYRFIKAYVLDQIDKQGWKITENCFDPYNATQFAQDMESEGFVPVEIRQGIKTLGEPTKGFRDAVLEGRIIHDGNPVIAWALGNAISKADANLNIMLDKAKSRQRIDPIACIINAFVRAMFNEENTEDVSEFSEEEFLKKLWRR; encoded by the coding sequence ATGACGCTTGGATTGAAGCATTGGATGATCCATTACTGCCATGATGTCCTGAAGGGCGACGTTCCGGCCTGCGTCAAGCACAAACAGGCATGCGAGCGGTTCTTGCGTGACATTGACCGGTCCGGAACGTCCGCCTTCCCCTATGTGTTCGACGAGGACAAGGCGATGCGGTTCTTTGAGTGGATGAGCCTGTTCCGGCACACCAAAGGCGTCCTCAAGGACCAGCGCATAGAACCGCATGACATTCAGGTGTTTGTTTTCGGCAATATCTACGGATGGATCGACCCGGAAACTGGCTATCGGCGGTTCCGAAAGGCCTATTGGCAGGTCGGCCGGAAGAATGCCAAGTCGCAATCCCTTGGCTGCGTCGCCACCTACGAGGCGATGGCCTTCGGCGAGGGCATGTCTGAGGTGTACATCGGGGCAACGAAGACCGAGCAGGCCAAGATCGTGTACCGCGAATCCAAGGCAATGCTCGCCAACTGCCCGGAGCTGGCCGGCAAATGGAAGGAAGCATACGGCCGCATCACCCATTTAAAGACGGAGTCGGTCATCCGTCCACTTTCCAAAGATGACGGGAAAACCGGAGACGGATTGAATCCTCAAGCGGCCATCATAGACGAGTACCATGCCCATGAGACCACGGAGATTTACGACGTCCTTGACTCCGGCATGGTGGCGCGGCCGCAGCCGTTGCTGATGACGATCACGACAGCCGGCGACATCAACGGCCCATGCTACCGCGTCGAGTATGATTACGTTTCCCGGCTTCTGGACCCGGACGATCCAGCGGAGAACGAACAGTATTACGCTATGGTGAATGAGCTGGACAAGGACGAAGAAGGAAATCTGATTGACGACATCCGCGATGAATCCGCCTGGATCAAGGCGAACCCGATCGCAGCGTCTTATCCGGCAGGCATCAACAATATCCGCGCCAGGCTGCAGGAGGCGCTTGAGAAGCCGGAAGCGATGGACGACTTCCTCACGAAGAACATGAACGTTTGGATGGCCACCGGCGAAAAGAAGTTCGTTCGCCCGGACCGCTGGAAGGCATGCACGGCCAGCGATGAGCGCCCGTTCCCATCGCTCGAAGGGATGACTGGATTCCTCGGAGTCGATTTGTCCTCTAAGATTGACCTTACGAGCGTCGGTTTCGTCTTCCCGCTGGAAAATGGTTGGTATGCCGTCAAAGGCCACTCGTTCATGCCGGAAAACGCCCTCTCTCAGAAGGAGAAGACGGACAAGGTTCCCTATAGTCGCTGGGTCAGGGACGGTTGGATAACGACGACGCCGGGCTCTGTCGTAGACTATCGGTTCATTAAGGCTTACGTCCTTGATCAGATCGATAAGCAAGGGTGGAAGATCACGGAGAACTGCTTCGACCCTTACAACGCCACTCAGTTCGCTCAGGACATGGAGTCTGAGGGCTTTGTGCCGGTTGAGATCCGGCAGGGCATCAAGACGCTTGGAGAACCGACAAAGGGATTCCGGGACGCGGTGCTTGAAGGTCGGATCATTCACGATGGAAATCCTGTTATCGCATGGGCTCTCGGCAATGCTATCTCAAAAGCAGACGCCAACCTCAACATCATGCTAGACAAAGCCAAGTCCAGGCAACGGATCGACCCGATTGCTTGCATCATCAACGCCTTTGTCCGAGCCATGTTCAACGAAGAGAATACAGAGGACGTGTCCGAGTTCAGCGAAGAGGAATTCCTCAAGAAATTATGGCGGAGATGA
- a CDS encoding phage terminase small subunit P27 family → MAGQRQPVKLLLVKGKKHLTKQEIEEREKQEIKAPADKVRAPSYLSKEHKREFNKIAAELQKIGIISNLDVDALARYIVARALYLKVTDQLLNREPVRQYEVKDSDDIDGEQIPNTTLIEVASAVFADLLLNQDKLFKQCRQAAADLGLTIASRCRLVVPKAPEKGQPSSFESRFGDV, encoded by the coding sequence ATGGCAGGTCAGAGGCAACCGGTCAAACTACTCCTCGTCAAAGGCAAAAAGCACCTGACGAAACAGGAAATTGAAGAACGCGAGAAGCAAGAGATTAAGGCGCCCGCCGACAAAGTCCGGGCGCCTTCTTATTTGTCCAAGGAACACAAGCGGGAATTCAACAAAATCGCTGCTGAGCTCCAGAAAATCGGCATCATTTCCAATTTGGACGTGGATGCGCTGGCCCGGTACATTGTTGCTCGTGCTCTCTACCTGAAGGTGACGGATCAGCTGCTCAACCGGGAACCGGTGCGGCAATACGAAGTCAAAGATTCGGACGACATCGACGGGGAACAGATCCCTAACACGACCTTGATTGAGGTGGCGAGCGCTGTATTTGCGGACCTACTCCTCAATCAGGACAAGTTATTCAAGCAATGCCGGCAAGCTGCTGCGGATCTTGGTCTCACCATTGCCTCCCGTTGTCGTTTGGTGGTCCCGAAGGCGCCGGAGAAAGGGCAGCCATCTTCCTTCGAATCGAGGTTTGGCGACGTATGA